From the genome of Desulfovibrio inopinatus DSM 10711, one region includes:
- a CDS encoding acyl-CoA thioesterase, with protein sequence MKKNYFRLQPNAPAPLEMTMTRPVKFHEADPLGIVWHGNYVVYFEEGREAFGAKFGINYLDFHNHGLTVPIRRLEVDYLCPLRYGDHVTVMTRLHWSDAARLNFEYRVTNQSDQLIATGCTVQLFVDLSGELVMTLPDFLLDFQTRWYDLLALMS encoded by the coding sequence ATGAAAAAAAATTATTTTCGATTACAGCCCAATGCGCCTGCACCTTTGGAAATGACGATGACACGGCCGGTCAAATTTCATGAAGCCGATCCTCTCGGTATTGTGTGGCACGGCAACTATGTGGTTTATTTCGAAGAAGGCAGAGAGGCATTTGGGGCCAAATTCGGCATTAACTACCTTGATTTTCATAATCATGGTCTCACTGTGCCTATCCGCAGACTTGAAGTCGACTATCTTTGCCCACTCCGTTACGGCGACCATGTTACCGTTATGACTCGGTTGCATTGGTCGGACGCGGCCCGTCTTAATTTTGAATACCGCGTGACAAATCAGTCCGATCAATTGATTGCTACGGGTTGCACAGTGCAACTTTTCGTCGATCTTTCGGGAGAACTCGTCATGACGTTGCCCGATTTTCTGCTCGACTTTCAGACACGTTGGTATGACCTTCTTGCTTTAATGTCATGA
- a CDS encoding MMPL family transporter → MLAISILVVARTPLERDISIMLPQNEKNDVNDIDLLTIAPFAKKIFITLTRDETIPPARLTQAADALQQALPKTLFPNVLVGPPIDISPAMFQDIFVSFPLLFSAQDEAAISRLLTPEAIEHSLTEDKRILLSTPAGPIKRLISQDPLGLRRILLKKFRSAMPADFVDLRSGRFITDDRLHHLIVVDTVVPFTDPEASQHLLETVQRVIAQTLPAGISAMVTAGHRYTEANDNRIREDLSTVLPISGILLIGLAAFFLRSLSGLLVLLIPAGAFIFAVAGTVVFQGAISGIVVGFGAVILGITMDYGLHVYYALADAHGTDGAVLLSRLSRPLAMSCLTSLAAFIGLAFSDMPGIRQLAVFSMIGLATAFASSLGILPLLLPKRLSIRQHRISLHLPFSSHIPRTVVVAVFIVSLAASALAITHLETDGDLRNLGYIPQQLKLDEQRFHKIWGGARDMALIFSLGKTAEEALEHNEHIANRFHARFPDTEMVSLASILPSSQIMQANVTRWNQFWIKHNESVQKHLSTQAQVLGFSGTAFQPFVHMISTPAQVEEEEQFLQRLPGGLRDLFFKTGPTYTAAISLVPDTAEIADFFSNESTEGIRFLSLSQFRQSTARLMGETLVRFVGFTLVLVPIFVFLLFRNLTRTAAALFPVVAGLLAVLGYHAISAAPVTLYTIVAVPLILGLGVDYGIFMVSELDGAISPIARQAVIVSGLSTIIGLGTLAFCRHPALLGIGTTVLIGTLGGLVASLVILPALWRQA, encoded by the coding sequence ATGCTGGCGATATCTATTTTGGTTGTCGCCCGAACGCCTCTTGAGCGTGATATCAGCATTATGCTGCCTCAAAATGAAAAGAACGATGTCAATGACATCGACTTGTTGACAATAGCTCCGTTTGCAAAAAAAATATTCATCACGCTGACAAGAGACGAGACGATTCCTCCTGCTCGGTTGACGCAGGCTGCCGATGCCTTGCAACAGGCTCTGCCGAAAACTCTTTTTCCGAATGTGCTTGTGGGACCGCCTATCGACATATCTCCGGCGATGTTTCAAGATATTTTTGTCTCATTTCCTTTGCTCTTCTCGGCCCAAGATGAAGCCGCCATATCGCGTCTGCTTACGCCTGAAGCTATTGAACATTCCCTGACCGAAGACAAACGAATCTTGCTCTCCACACCTGCTGGTCCGATAAAACGTCTGATCAGCCAAGATCCTTTGGGACTTCGAAGGATTTTGTTGAAAAAGTTTCGGTCTGCAATGCCTGCTGATTTCGTCGATTTGCGTTCCGGTCGGTTCATTACTGACGATCGTCTTCACCATCTCATTGTGGTCGACACAGTCGTCCCATTCACTGACCCTGAGGCTTCCCAACACCTGCTTGAAACTGTACAGCGCGTTATAGCTCAAACACTTCCCGCAGGTATAAGCGCCATGGTCACGGCAGGGCATCGCTATACGGAAGCCAACGACAACCGAATCCGGGAAGACCTCAGTACGGTTTTGCCTATCTCCGGCATTTTGCTTATCGGGTTGGCTGCCTTTTTCCTGCGCTCTCTGTCTGGCCTTCTTGTTTTGCTTATTCCGGCTGGAGCATTCATTTTTGCCGTGGCGGGCACAGTGGTTTTTCAAGGAGCGATATCCGGTATTGTCGTCGGCTTTGGGGCGGTTATTCTTGGCATCACCATGGATTACGGCCTGCATGTTTATTATGCGTTGGCTGATGCTCACGGCACCGACGGCGCGGTCCTCCTCTCGCGTCTGAGTCGACCTCTCGCCATGAGCTGTTTAACTTCCCTCGCAGCGTTCATTGGACTGGCGTTTTCCGACATGCCCGGTATCCGTCAATTGGCGGTCTTCTCGATGATCGGTCTTGCTACGGCTTTTGCAAGTTCTCTTGGTATTTTGCCTTTGTTGTTGCCAAAACGTCTTTCGATTCGACAACATCGAATATCTCTCCATCTTCCTTTCTCTTCTCATATACCGCGTACCGTTGTTGTCGCTGTCTTTATCGTAAGTCTCGCCGCAAGTGCCTTGGCTATTACACATCTGGAGACAGATGGTGACTTACGCAATCTCGGATATATTCCTCAGCAGCTCAAACTCGATGAACAGCGTTTTCATAAAATCTGGGGCGGAGCCCGTGATATGGCTCTCATTTTCTCACTCGGCAAAACCGCCGAAGAGGCTCTCGAGCATAACGAACATATTGCGAATCGATTTCATGCGCGCTTTCCTGACACTGAAATGGTCAGTTTGGCATCGATACTGCCGTCATCCCAAATTATGCAGGCCAATGTAACCCGATGGAACCAATTCTGGATCAAACATAACGAATCTGTTCAAAAACATTTGAGCACACAGGCTCAAGTACTCGGCTTCAGCGGCACAGCCTTTCAACCATTCGTTCATATGATTTCTACGCCGGCACAAGTCGAAGAAGAGGAACAATTCCTTCAAAGGTTGCCCGGTGGCCTGCGTGATCTCTTTTTTAAAACAGGCCCGACGTATACGGCTGCCATATCTCTCGTGCCGGACACCGCAGAAATTGCTGACTTTTTTTCGAATGAGTCGACCGAGGGGATACGTTTTCTTTCTCTGTCACAGTTTCGCCAATCTACGGCCAGGCTGATGGGAGAAACCCTTGTTCGGTTCGTTGGTTTCACTCTGGTGCTTGTACCAATTTTTGTCTTTCTTCTTTTTCGTAATCTTACCAGAACCGCAGCAGCTCTTTTTCCTGTTGTCGCCGGTCTTCTTGCCGTTTTGGGTTACCACGCCATCAGTGCCGCACCGGTAACGCTTTATACTATCGTGGCGGTTCCACTCATTCTTGGTCTTGGTGTTGATTACGGAATTTTCATGGTCAGCGAACTCGATGGAGCTATCAGTCCGATAGCGCGACAGGCTGTCATTGTCTCGGGTCTGAGCACCATTATCGGACTCGGAACGCTTGCCTTCTGTAGACATCCTGCTCTGTTGGGTATCGGGACGACTGTATTGATAGGAACACTCGGCGGACTTGTCGCGTCTCTTGTCATTTTGCCGGCATTGTGGAGGCAGGCATGA
- a CDS encoding LolA family protein, whose amino-acid sequence MIFRCLTLCVVLLFCPLLVWAQNETDLLQEIESKARNVSTLDTQFTQIKTMSMFKTSMKSSGRLVFASPDKLRWEYLEPFHAGFVIDGENCHRLGADQSKVSPLQTGCTDPILRALSKRLFAWMQLDMSALKKENTVSVLSSEPLAIVLYPLNSQTSGIASMTMQFTQPDMTVEHIVIHESEGDETRIDFHETTINAPLSKGLF is encoded by the coding sequence ATGATTTTCAGATGCCTTACCCTTTGTGTCGTATTGTTATTCTGCCCCCTCTTGGTTTGGGCGCAAAATGAGACAGATCTTCTTCAGGAAATAGAGAGTAAAGCGCGCAACGTATCGACTCTTGATACGCAGTTTACCCAGATCAAAACGATGTCCATGTTTAAAACATCAATGAAGTCATCTGGGCGACTTGTCTTTGCTTCACCAGACAAGTTGCGTTGGGAATATCTCGAACCATTCCATGCGGGATTCGTCATAGATGGGGAAAACTGTCATCGTTTGGGGGCAGACCAAAGTAAAGTCTCCCCCCTCCAAACGGGTTGTACCGATCCCATCTTGCGTGCTCTCTCCAAACGCCTTTTTGCCTGGATGCAGCTTGATATGAGCGCCCTGAAGAAAGAAAATACAGTTTCTGTCCTCTCTTCGGAACCACTTGCCATCGTCTTGTATCCTCTCAATTCCCAAACATCCGGCATTGCATCCATGACCATGCAGTTCACACAGCCAGACATGACTGTTGAGCATATTGTCATCCACGAAAGCGAAGGGGATGAGACACGTATTGATTTTCACGAAACAACGATCAATGCTCCGCTTTCCAAAGGTCTCTTTTAA
- a CDS encoding lysophospholipid acyltransferase family protein, translating to MTIRTIVLNIAHVPFLLIWTGIAIVFTPFAFILYKIIMKRTSPSAIRSIVWFYARVWIHFISLFMPIERKTGKWDDYPQPCIIVGNHQSMTDLYFMASLPIHDVAFVVRGWPFRIPFFGFYMRNAQYVDVEQYTPEGMFEHIQNLFRQKTSIMFFPEGTRHSDGHFGRFHSGAFRLSCQTGRPVVPLCFYNTGKMLPKGTTWLRITPVTVVALPPVYPHNFSGELGHIAMRKHVKLLMEKAILDIQQQYKNSERVTLPYCIGANTTRL from the coding sequence ATGACGATACGGACAATTGTGCTCAATATCGCTCATGTTCCATTCTTGTTGATTTGGACAGGCATCGCTATCGTGTTCACTCCATTTGCTTTTATCCTGTACAAAATCATCATGAAGCGAACATCACCGTCTGCTATCCGAAGTATTGTCTGGTTTTATGCCAGAGTATGGATTCACTTTATTTCGCTTTTTATGCCCATAGAAAGAAAGACAGGGAAATGGGACGATTACCCGCAGCCATGTATTATTGTGGGAAATCATCAGTCCATGACCGATCTGTATTTTATGGCGTCTCTTCCCATTCATGATGTCGCATTTGTCGTTCGAGGGTGGCCATTTCGTATTCCTTTTTTTGGATTCTACATGCGAAATGCTCAGTATGTTGATGTGGAACAGTACACGCCAGAAGGTATGTTTGAACACATACAAAATCTTTTTCGGCAAAAAACGAGCATCATGTTTTTCCCAGAAGGGACGCGCCACTCGGATGGGCATTTCGGTCGCTTTCATTCCGGAGCGTTTCGCTTGTCCTGTCAGACAGGTCGGCCGGTCGTACCATTGTGCTTTTACAACACCGGTAAGATGCTTCCCAAAGGGACGACTTGGCTTCGAATAACTCCCGTTACAGTGGTCGCTCTCCCTCCTGTGTACCCACACAATTTCTCTGGAGAACTTGGCCATATAGCGATGCGAAAGCATGTTAAATTACTGATGGAAAAAGCAATCCTGGATATACAACAGCAATATAAGAACTCCGAGAGAGTCACTTTACCCTACTGTATTGGAGCAAATACAACGAGGCTATAG
- a CDS encoding acyl carrier protein: MTPQEVTQIINTSLAEEFELDPELMQPQALLKDDLGLDSLDGVDMVIVLEQAFHFKIGKDPDLSGIRTLQDVYDFVLSKRQPE, encoded by the coding sequence ATGACTCCTCAAGAAGTTACCCAAATTATTAATACGTCTTTGGCAGAAGAATTTGAACTTGACCCGGAACTCATGCAACCCCAAGCCCTTTTAAAAGACGACCTCGGGCTGGATAGCCTCGACGGGGTAGACATGGTCATCGTACTTGAGCAGGCTTTTCATTTTAAAATTGGGAAAGATCCTGATTTATCTGGCATCCGTACGTTACAGGATGTCTATGATTTTGTTTTGTCGAAAAGACAACCTGAATAG
- a CDS encoding beta-ketoacyl-[acyl-carrier-protein] synthase family protein: protein MPLRRVVITAAGAVSPFGAGVDSLWTALTNGQSAVSLRPELLDIQGLACKLGAIIPPEAGMNGRNIPRKTRRSMSPMSYYAVAACQEALNESDLDKDAITGGRLGLALSSTTGSGENMEAFFSEYLHSHDISSIKSMLLFRIMSHTLVTNAAMYFGIAGRILAPSAACASSLQAIGLGYETIAMGLQDMMLCGGAEEFSPMSVASFDVIQAASQAFNNSPTQTPRPFDRARDGIVCAEGAGVILLESLEHAVSRGAPILAEVLGFATMGDPDGMANPTDTALVRCMSQALEQAGLSASDIDYVNAHATGTILGDAAECRAVASLCGSEVPISSLKGHLGHTLAASGVLEMIASLLMIRENRIISTKNLSVIAEDCLGPMHIQSDVERSVCTVLKNSFALGGINASLVIGTTHL from the coding sequence ATGCCGTTAAGACGTGTTGTTATCACGGCAGCTGGAGCGGTCTCTCCTTTTGGTGCGGGCGTTGATTCCCTGTGGACAGCCCTGACAAATGGTCAAAGCGCCGTTTCCTTGCGACCGGAATTGCTCGATATTCAAGGTCTTGCTTGCAAGCTCGGGGCAATTATACCTCCTGAAGCCGGGATGAATGGACGTAATATCCCAAGAAAGACGCGCCGCTCTATGTCACCTATGTCGTATTATGCTGTGGCGGCCTGTCAGGAAGCTCTCAACGAATCCGACTTAGATAAGGACGCTATTACCGGAGGACGACTCGGCCTTGCTTTGAGTTCCACCACAGGAAGTGGTGAGAACATGGAGGCGTTTTTTTCAGAGTATTTACACTCTCACGATATCAGTAGCATTAAATCGATGCTTCTGTTTCGCATCATGAGCCACACACTCGTAACGAATGCAGCCATGTATTTCGGCATCGCCGGTCGCATCCTCGCTCCTTCAGCGGCCTGTGCATCAAGTTTACAAGCTATCGGTCTTGGCTACGAAACAATCGCCATGGGTCTGCAGGACATGATGTTGTGTGGTGGAGCTGAAGAATTTTCACCCATGTCTGTGGCGTCTTTCGATGTGATACAGGCTGCTTCTCAAGCGTTCAACAACAGTCCTACGCAAACACCACGCCCGTTTGATCGTGCTCGTGATGGCATCGTATGTGCGGAAGGAGCAGGTGTTATTTTGCTGGAATCACTGGAGCATGCTGTATCACGCGGGGCTCCAATTTTGGCCGAAGTGCTCGGGTTCGCCACTATGGGTGACCCTGACGGCATGGCCAACCCAACAGACACAGCCTTGGTTCGCTGTATGAGTCAAGCCCTGGAACAAGCAGGGCTCTCAGCATCCGATATCGATTATGTCAACGCTCATGCGACAGGCACCATTCTTGGCGATGCTGCAGAATGTCGAGCTGTGGCTTCGCTTTGTGGTTCCGAGGTGCCTATAAGTAGTCTCAAAGGGCATCTTGGACATACTTTGGCGGCGAGCGGCGTTCTGGAAATGATCGCGTCGCTTCTCATGATACGTGAGAACCGCATTATCTCCACCAAGAACCTCTCCGTTATTGCTGAAGATTGTCTTGGACCAATGCACATTCAAAGCGATGTGGAACGGTCCGTATGCACCGTACTCAAAAACAGTTTTGCCCTTGGAGGCATAAATGCCTCTCTGGTTATTGGAACAACGCACTTATGA
- a CDS encoding phytoene desaturase family protein, translating into MTRKVVVIGAGVAGMATALICAGQGDTVTLVEKAPQLGPNLRGFHRGGVAFDIGVHYLGAIDEHDIMPSYFRYLGLAPLTFIPFQKEGFERLILESSESVIDVPVGCERVADMASSLFPDDSSGISDYLDQVQARCSTSPFLNFDTKYAPSSSFHLFENLSVENVLNERMESPEARALFGVGSMLYGTPPSRAPFDIHAKVVGTYYRSAGMVEGGGEALTRSFVQALVDRGVECIVGAAVQTIELSASGAVAAVQLDNGRQLEADMCVCCTHPGILPELLPQKALRPVYRKRLHSLQSTPSAYAIFARCRRPVPEFWGRATCVLSSPDVEIGYSPTTPQEERPLWFYSTNYNGQQGLTIFTSGFFDEVSDWQDSSRTSRPGEYTEFKQRCTERILHRVYRLFPSLRGNLDILESATPLTFKDYLSSPGGGLYGPMHTVDQSDVLPMTKVPGLFLAGQATIAPGVLGAIVSSCVACGVIYGFETILEGVRSCR; encoded by the coding sequence ATGACTCGTAAAGTAGTCGTCATTGGTGCAGGCGTGGCAGGAATGGCTACAGCTCTGATTTGTGCCGGCCAGGGCGACACGGTGACCTTGGTTGAGAAAGCTCCTCAGCTTGGACCGAATTTACGCGGTTTTCACCGGGGAGGAGTCGCCTTCGATATTGGCGTCCATTACTTGGGGGCTATTGATGAACATGACATCATGCCAAGCTACTTTCGTTATCTCGGTTTGGCACCACTCACATTTATCCCGTTCCAAAAAGAGGGTTTTGAGCGGCTTATTCTGGAATCAAGTGAGAGTGTCATCGACGTCCCTGTAGGGTGTGAACGCGTAGCTGACATGGCTTCTTCTCTTTTTCCAGACGATTCGAGCGGTATTTCCGATTATCTTGATCAAGTTCAAGCCCGTTGCTCCACCTCGCCATTTCTCAATTTCGACACCAAGTATGCTCCGTCAAGTTCCTTTCATTTGTTCGAGAATCTCAGCGTCGAAAATGTTCTTAACGAGAGGATGGAGTCTCCCGAAGCGCGTGCTCTGTTCGGGGTAGGTTCTATGCTTTATGGCACGCCACCTTCGCGTGCACCCTTTGATATTCACGCCAAGGTTGTTGGAACGTATTATCGTAGTGCTGGCATGGTCGAAGGCGGAGGCGAAGCCTTAACCCGCTCGTTTGTTCAGGCCCTTGTTGATCGAGGTGTCGAATGTATCGTCGGTGCTGCAGTCCAAACGATCGAATTGAGTGCATCGGGAGCTGTTGCAGCCGTCCAACTAGACAATGGGCGCCAGCTTGAGGCCGATATGTGCGTGTGTTGCACGCATCCGGGCATTTTGCCGGAACTCTTGCCACAAAAAGCTCTTCGGCCAGTCTATAGAAAACGACTGCACAGTCTGCAATCAACCCCATCGGCCTATGCCATTTTTGCTCGATGCCGTCGTCCGGTTCCGGAATTTTGGGGGCGAGCTACCTGTGTCTTGTCGAGTCCTGATGTAGAAATCGGATATTCGCCTACGACTCCCCAAGAAGAAAGACCGTTATGGTTTTATTCTACCAATTATAATGGGCAACAAGGTTTGACTATTTTCACAAGCGGTTTTTTTGACGAAGTCTCGGATTGGCAAGACTCCTCTCGTACAAGCCGACCTGGCGAATACACAGAATTCAAACAAAGATGCACAGAGCGCATTCTTCATCGTGTGTATCGTCTTTTTCCGAGCCTGCGAGGCAACTTGGACATCCTTGAGAGTGCGACCCCTTTGACATTTAAAGACTACCTTTCTTCTCCCGGTGGAGGACTCTATGGCCCTATGCACACTGTGGATCAATCCGACGTACTTCCCATGACCAAAGTTCCTGGGCTTTTCTTGGCCGGGCAGGCCACTATTGCACCCGGAGTGCTCGGAGCTATCGTCTCCTCCTGCGTCGCTTGTGGTGTAATATATGGATTTGAAACGATTCTGGAGGGCGTGCGTTCATGCCGTTAA
- a CDS encoding beta-ketoacyl-[acyl-carrier-protein] synthase family protein, whose translation MYRIAITGIGIVSCLGCSAENVARALSSGQSGVVIDEERERHHFRSALTGMIHDFNVPDDLSRKQKKTMTEFGVWAYSAAEQAITLSGLEREDLRNDRTGLIFSCDSSNLAPVNALALLEERGATSLVGSGQVFQSMTSNVTLNLSVIFGIQGACWTIASACAGGGHAIGQAADLIALGRQDRVLCGGAQEINWQSMVGFDGISAFSCRADSPQSASRPFDIDRDGLVPSGGAAVLLLERYDLAQKRGATILGEVAGYGFSTDGTHLSIPSGLGLERASRNALKSAQLSPADIDYVCAHATSTRVGDAVEAETISRLFEDCHPYVSSIKSMTGHELWMAGSSQAVYTTIMAQYGFIAPNINLEHPDPKAQSLRLVSQTVSQPPKRALLNAMGFGGVNSSLVLRFDHDS comes from the coding sequence ATGTATCGTATAGCAATCACGGGAATCGGCATTGTTTCGTGCCTTGGATGTTCAGCCGAAAACGTGGCTCGGGCCTTGTCATCGGGGCAATCCGGCGTTGTGATTGATGAAGAACGCGAGCGCCACCACTTTCGTTCCGCTTTGACGGGCATGATCCATGATTTCAATGTCCCGGATGATTTAAGTCGTAAACAGAAAAAGACCATGACCGAGTTCGGTGTGTGGGCATATTCAGCGGCTGAACAGGCTATTACTCTCTCCGGTCTGGAACGAGAAGATTTACGCAATGATAGAACCGGACTCATCTTCAGTTGCGACTCAAGTAATCTTGCTCCTGTCAACGCGCTCGCATTGCTCGAAGAACGTGGAGCGACTTCTCTTGTAGGAAGTGGACAAGTCTTTCAATCCATGACTTCGAATGTGACTCTGAATCTCAGTGTCATCTTTGGCATACAAGGAGCGTGTTGGACCATCGCTTCGGCGTGCGCAGGAGGAGGCCATGCTATTGGTCAGGCTGCGGATCTCATTGCTCTTGGACGGCAAGACCGTGTCCTCTGTGGCGGAGCTCAGGAAATTAACTGGCAGTCTATGGTCGGGTTTGACGGCATCTCGGCATTTTCTTGCCGAGCAGACTCACCACAGTCGGCCAGTCGTCCTTTCGACATCGATCGCGATGGGTTAGTTCCCAGTGGAGGGGCTGCTGTCTTACTCCTCGAACGGTACGATCTTGCCCAAAAACGCGGAGCAACCATTTTAGGAGAAGTTGCCGGGTATGGTTTTTCCACCGATGGCACGCATCTCTCTATCCCCAGTGGTTTGGGACTGGAACGGGCCTCACGGAATGCTCTGAAATCTGCTCAACTCAGTCCCGCAGATATCGATTATGTGTGTGCTCATGCCACGTCAACTCGAGTCGGGGATGCCGTGGAAGCGGAAACGATTTCTCGCCTGTTTGAAGACTGCCATCCTTACGTCTCTTCCATCAAATCCATGACAGGACACGAACTGTGGATGGCGGGCTCTTCACAGGCTGTCTATACAACCATCATGGCCCAATACGGCTTCATTGCTCCCAATATCAATTTGGAACATCCTGACCCTAAAGCCCAATCTTTGCGCCTCGTCAGTCAAACTGTTTCGCAGCCTCCCAAACGCGCCTTACTCAATGCTATGGGATTCGGCGGCGTTAACAGTTCTCTTGTCTTGAGATTTGACCATGACTCGTAA
- the fabG gene encoding 3-oxoacyl-ACP reductase FabG, with protein MRPDTPNTFHSERFALITGASRGIGRSIALQLAEDGYSILLNYHSRNDAAENVREQIIDLGQQCHLVPFDVSSAKETTECLSDIVKQFDPSVVVNNAGFARDGLLAMMSDEQWNDVLAVHLNGFYHVTRAVLPRMIRKRYGRIVNIVSISGQTGVAGQVNYSAAKAGIIGATRSLAVEVARRNITVNAVAPGFIDTEMLSELPSDEIQKTIPMRRIGSPEDVAHAVSFLVSEKASYITGQVLAVNGGLYT; from the coding sequence GTGAGACCAGATACTCCTAATACGTTTCATAGTGAGAGATTCGCTCTTATAACCGGTGCAAGTAGAGGTATAGGCCGGTCAATCGCATTACAGCTTGCGGAAGATGGGTACTCTATCTTGCTCAACTATCATTCGAGAAATGATGCAGCAGAGAATGTAAGAGAGCAAATTATTGATCTCGGTCAACAATGCCATCTTGTGCCGTTTGATGTTTCCAGTGCAAAGGAAACAACAGAGTGTCTCAGTGATATTGTTAAACAATTTGATCCATCTGTCGTTGTCAACAACGCCGGATTTGCTCGGGATGGGTTGCTTGCCATGATGTCGGATGAACAGTGGAATGATGTCTTAGCTGTTCATCTTAATGGGTTTTATCACGTCACACGGGCTGTTCTCCCTCGGATGATACGAAAACGATATGGACGCATCGTCAACATCGTTTCGATTTCAGGACAAACAGGTGTAGCAGGGCAAGTCAACTATAGCGCCGCAAAGGCTGGGATTATCGGAGCGACCCGTTCGCTTGCAGTGGAGGTTGCTCGACGTAACATTACAGTTAATGCTGTTGCGCCGGGGTTTATTGATACAGAAATGCTTTCAGAGCTGCCTTCCGATGAAATTCAGAAAACGATCCCCATGCGGCGTATAGGTTCTCCCGAAGATGTTGCCCATGCTGTTTCTTTTCTTGTCTCCGAAAAAGCTTCGTATATTACTGGCCAGGTTTTGGCCGTTAATGGTGGCTTATACACATAG
- a CDS encoding PilZ domain-containing protein has translation MKLLLVSGPGEARNAFLRELTSFADVEVECVAHPDEIESVLTNESVSGILFNIATMVREKNYNKRRIIEFTEMYPVVRLRYNLQAGTVHVLHYDQIVEREDTLRRFVLEECASFTARPLRQRERVRAYFHVFVYTDSELGNEAGERACTLNLSGLGCYIVTCVEHSVGQIVWLKFMDHPDVPAISSKVVWRKPWGEGVGLPGLGLMFLNLKPEQTELVETLIKSSASYRQK, from the coding sequence ATGAAACTGTTACTTGTCTCTGGGCCGGGAGAGGCCAGGAACGCATTTCTGCGAGAACTCACATCATTTGCTGATGTTGAGGTCGAATGTGTTGCTCACCCTGACGAGATTGAATCTGTATTGACCAACGAGTCGGTCAGCGGAATCCTCTTTAACATCGCCACAATGGTTCGTGAAAAGAACTATAATAAACGGCGTATTATTGAATTTACTGAAATGTATCCGGTCGTTCGGCTTCGCTACAACCTGCAGGCCGGGACAGTACATGTTCTTCATTATGATCAAATCGTGGAACGTGAGGATACGTTACGGCGATTTGTGCTTGAAGAGTGTGCTTCTTTCACCGCGCGGCCCCTACGTCAGCGAGAAAGAGTGCGTGCGTATTTTCATGTTTTCGTATATACAGACTCCGAACTTGGAAATGAAGCAGGCGAAAGAGCTTGTACGCTCAATTTGTCTGGACTTGGATGCTATATTGTAACATGCGTGGAGCATAGTGTCGGCCAGATCGTGTGGTTGAAGTTTATGGACCATCCTGATGTGCCTGCCATTTCCAGCAAAGTAGTCTGGAGAAAGCCCTGGGGAGAAGGTGTCGGTTTGCCGGGCTTGGGGCTGATGTTTTTAAACTTGAAGCCGGAACAAACAGAACTCGTTGAAACTCTCATCAAAAGTTCCGCTTCATACCGTCAGAAGTAA